The following coding sequences lie in one bacterium genomic window:
- a CDS encoding CBS domain-containing protein: MASAPNLEDLVRRDYASLVEEERLDTEQGVAELILAQSIEGHAHTGAGAFHKRRYPDLTTHRIVGLLGWNVTDCRRARQALIDEIADWVEAAVGGSPRKRLVDAAGHPLLRVPWLAGIEVEPREVLRGMYIGGLRDDEAVRARAEKTHGVEIGGGRCFVVDTRVMKELGEDPDRLAHEAHDEARLEKFRRAGLIADAGKRTVADVDDGPYEYNYIRYRVGPGHSDDAAIIGAGLLFGTSTALGAWLADAVDTLEKFSSRFSDQDDELAATVGERVPEAKVSEADLELYVVLCAIAPGKEEKMPDSSTRHLLSVYPKTGKSLLRAHLDFLEGLRGPTQPMSHGQTTTHDFYAYLVRRLSELQRKPSTLPRRAAEELMSTGFAVVGPGAGLAEMAVLFADPEVELLVVCGEDGAPRGVVRAADVLRLVGGSRPAP; the protein is encoded by the coding sequence TGGAGGAGGAGCGGCTGGACACGGAGCAAGGCGTAGCCGAGCTGATTCTGGCCCAGTCCATCGAGGGCCACGCCCACACCGGCGCCGGGGCGTTCCACAAGCGCCGCTACCCCGACCTGACGACCCACCGCATCGTGGGGCTGTTGGGCTGGAACGTGACCGACTGCCGCCGGGCCCGGCAGGCCCTGATTGACGAAATCGCCGACTGGGTGGAAGCCGCCGTCGGGGGTAGCCCGAGGAAAAGGCTGGTGGACGCGGCCGGCCATCCCCTCCTGCGGGTGCCCTGGCTCGCCGGGATCGAGGTGGAGCCGCGCGAGGTGCTCCGGGGGATGTACATCGGCGGGCTGCGCGACGACGAGGCGGTGCGGGCCCGCGCCGAGAAGACCCACGGCGTCGAAATCGGCGGCGGAAGGTGCTTCGTCGTGGATACCCGCGTGATGAAGGAGCTGGGCGAGGACCCGGACCGGCTGGCCCACGAGGCCCACGACGAGGCCCGGCTCGAAAAGTTCCGCCGGGCGGGGTTGATAGCCGACGCGGGGAAACGCACCGTCGCGGACGTGGACGACGGCCCCTACGAGTACAACTACATCCGCTACCGCGTGGGGCCGGGGCACTCCGACGACGCGGCCATCATCGGGGCGGGGCTGCTTTTCGGCACGAGCACGGCCCTGGGCGCCTGGCTGGCCGACGCCGTGGACACCCTGGAGAAATTTTCCTCGCGCTTCTCCGACCAGGACGACGAGCTGGCGGCGACGGTGGGCGAGCGGGTTCCCGAGGCGAAGGTGTCCGAGGCGGACCTGGAGCTCTACGTCGTCCTCTGCGCCATCGCCCCGGGGAAGGAGGAGAAGATGCCCGACTCGAGCACCCGCCACCTCCTGTCGGTCTACCCCAAGACGGGGAAAAGCCTCCTGCGCGCCCACCTGGACTTTCTCGAAGGCCTGCGCGGCCCGACCCAGCCGATGAGCCACGGCCAGACCACCACCCACGACTTCTACGCCTACCTGGTCCGTCGGTTGTCGGAGCTCCAGCGCAAGCCGTCCACCCTCCCCCGACGCGCGGCGGAGGAGCTCATGTCCACGGGGTTCGCCGTGGTGGGGCCCGGCGCCGGGCTGGCGGAAATGGCGGTGCTCTTCGCCGATCCCGAGGTGGAGCTCCTGGTGGTCTGCGGTGAGGACGGCGCGCCGAGGGGCGTCGTCCGGGCGGCGGACGTGCTGCGCCTCGTAGGCGGCTCCAGGCCCGCGCCGTGA
- a CDS encoding DUF2341 domain-containing protein: MFTRAIGCFLLFICFSAGAMTINSGSDAAFESVTPRPRGDPWWDDAWNHRARVFIDNHYSNELLINFPIPLTVVYRGSMQTDFDDIRFTDMDGNPLLYWIEDLKQSSSAEFWIRVPEIPNATNIYIYYGNHDASSESNVDGYAELYEPFDDDPTRSGGWSVYRHAGESYLEGCWDPADEVFYLTRQECDLGTAIFADLDMTRLNGWVLTFDYLVGGGTGAEGFCAMFYKDEAPYADGTPSCGRGLGFTTADGDAIPGYGIEFDAHPGEGDSNRRHVALIEDSTDNRLTTIEDDRVCDRIWHHVELVRLGGKLTLKLDSDILFYEHTFNTPDGDGDHGGLGFCASTGDLTNDHIIDNVLLRKWTNPMPYSMVGDEESPDVTIIETSFGQIKALFQ; encoded by the coding sequence ATGTTTACGCGGGCAATCGGCTGCTTTCTGCTCTTCATCTGCTTCTCGGCAGGCGCGATGACCATCAACTCAGGCTCCGATGCGGCCTTCGAGAGCGTCACTCCCCGGCCCAGGGGGGATCCGTGGTGGGACGACGCCTGGAACCACCGTGCGCGGGTCTTCATAGACAACCATTACAGCAACGAGCTCCTCATTAATTTCCCCATCCCGTTGACCGTGGTGTACCGAGGCAGCATGCAGACGGACTTCGACGACATCCGCTTCACCGATATGGACGGCAATCCGCTCCTGTACTGGATCGAAGACCTCAAGCAGTCATCCTCCGCCGAGTTCTGGATCCGGGTGCCGGAGATCCCCAACGCCACAAACATCTACATATACTACGGCAACCACGACGCGTCATCGGAGAGCAACGTTGATGGGTATGCCGAGCTCTACGAGCCCTTCGACGACGACCCGACACGCTCCGGCGGCTGGAGCGTTTACCGCCACGCCGGGGAGAGCTACCTCGAGGGATGCTGGGACCCGGCGGACGAGGTCTTCTACCTCACCCGGCAGGAGTGCGACCTGGGGACGGCCATTTTCGCCGACCTCGACATGACCCGGCTCAACGGGTGGGTCCTCACCTTCGATTACCTCGTGGGAGGCGGAACGGGTGCCGAGGGCTTCTGCGCCATGTTTTACAAGGATGAGGCGCCCTACGCCGACGGCACCCCCTCGTGCGGCCGCGGCCTCGGCTTCACCACCGCGGACGGGGACGCAATCCCGGGCTACGGCATCGAGTTCGACGCCCACCCCGGCGAAGGTGACTCCAACAGGCGGCACGTGGCCCTCATCGAGGACAGCACCGACAACCGCCTCACGACCATCGAGGACGACCGGGTGTGCGACCGGATATGGCACCATGTGGAGCTCGTCAGACTCGGGGGAAAGCTCACCCTGAAACTGGACTCCGACATCCTCTTCTATGAGCACACCTTCAACACCCCGGACGGTGACGGGGACCACGGGGGGCTGGGATTCTGCGCCTCCACCGGCGACCTCACCAATGACCATATTATAGACAACGTGCTTTTACGCAAATGGACCAATCCGATGCCGTACAGCATGGTCGGAGACGAGGAAAGCCCGGATGTGACGATCATCGAGACCTCCTTCGGCCAGATCAAGGCGCTCTTCCAGTAG